The window TATTCGTCGATTAGTATAACTACCTGCTTGCCTGTTTTTTCATATGCCCTTTTTATGATGCCTTCAAAACGTTTTTCAAAATTATTTTCAAGCTCATTTGCTCCATATTTTTTTTCAAGTTCCGACAAAAAAATATTAAAATTCGTGTTTAGAGTTTCTATACAATCATACTTGCCTATATTAAAATCCAAATGTAAAATCGGATATTCCTGCCAGATTTCTCTTTTTTCTTTTTCGGCTTCTTCAAGTTTTTCGATTGCCAGACCTTCAAACAATTCTTTTTGACCTAAAAAGTAGGCTTCCAATGTTGAAAGAAAAAGACTCTTCCCGAAACGGCGCGGGCGGCTTAAAAAGTAAACCTTACTTACACCGGCAAGACGGAAAACATATTCCGTTTTATCGACATAGAGGAATTCTTTTTCTCTTAAATCTTTAAAACTCTGTACGCCGATAGGCAGTTTTCTACTTAAATCAATCATAGCTATTAGTTTATCATAAGGATTGAGAGCTTGTCAATTATACGCATTTTCCATTTTACGCAAATCAAAAATGGGCAAAAAGCGAACCGATTTCCGCAGGATGAATTTATATCTTTAAAATCGCTTTAATTTCTTGATATTTACTGTTTAATTCCCATATTGACCATTCAGTAAAAAAAATGTATTATTTGAAGATCGAGGTGTTTATGAAACCGATTAGAAAATTCATTTTTTGGTTATGTTTGTGTTTGTAAGTTTTTCGGCCTTTGCTTTTGAAGAAGGCTTTACTCTGGGGCTGAGAGCTAATTTCTCCGGTTCCTACACCGACCCCCACATAAATGAGGCTGATAAAAATATCTGGGCGCTGATTTTATGCGCGGTATGGTAGGTTTTATTATGAACGGAGAAGCAGAGCTTATTTATATTTTTGATTCAAAAAGATACTTTAATTATACAAATAATAATATCTTCGGAGGGCTTGGACTCGCCTTTAACCTCGGCGTAGGGCAAGGGTTTTCAGGTCAAATTTCGGGAACACAGAATATAACTTTTTCTGCCTCCGGTGGAGGCAGCTATACAAAAGATATTGAGGTATATTGCCGTGTTTATATGACGCCAGTTGTAACTTTCGGAACAACGGTTAAGGCCTTGCTTTTAAAAAATAGGCTTGTCGTCGGATTGGGCATTGGCGGCAAGATGTTAGCGGATCCGCAGCCTACTTATGAGTTGTATACCAATTTGACGGATGAGGAAGCTGATATGCTGTATAACAAGGGTAAGGGCCCCGACTTTTTTCCTGAAACTGGCACACTATACATACCGGAATCCATGATGAAAAAAATGAATCCTCTAGGGTTCACTCTAAAAGCCGTAATTGACTATAATATACCGCTGATTTCAACGATGGATGTTGTTATGGGATCATATGCCTCTTATACCATTTATAAGCCCAATATGTTTCTTTACCGAAAAAAATTGCAAAAGCAGCTATAGAAAACGGAAAATTAAAAGGTATAGATGTCAATTTTGAACGGGACCCTATAAAGTCTTTTTTTATGAATAGTCTTGATTTCGGTATAAGTCTAGGACTATTATTTAAAATTTAAGGAGAAGTTTATGAAAAGAGAAAAATTATTTGTTTTAAGTTTACTTATTTTTACGGCTGCTTATATATGTTTTTCGTGCCAGCCGGCCTTGGGTGCTTCGTGGTACAAACGTTCATTATCGCAAGGAACAGAAAACGGCACACAGCCGCCGATAGATGATGGAGACGAGGAAGAGCCTCAGCAACCTGAAAACCCGAGCGGTTATACGGAAGTCAAACCTTTTGAATACTTTAACGAAAATTATATATACCCTGCCTCTAAGTTTGACGAATGGGTATTATATATGACGGATATAACGTCTACGAATATAGCCTCTTATAAATTTGAACCTGTTACCCCTTGGACTGACAATGGCAGCGGTGAATATGAATATATAGGCAGAGACGGTAAGGGAAAAGTTATAGGGGAAGGGCAGCAAAACAAAACATGGGATTTAAAATACTATATGTATAAAACCCGGAAAGATCGCTGGGCAAAATCCAATCATTTTGATCCTAACCTTGACAGCGAAGAAGCGGAAAAACAAAAGCGGTTTTACTTTTACCGTTTTACGGGAAAAGCAGCGGCCGGTACCAATTTGGATAATTCGACATTCTGTGTTGATACATACTCGAAATTCCTCTTTTTTTACAGCGAACCTGCAACTAAAAAAGTAATTTTCGGTAATACAATTCCTTCGGATTGGAGAGATTACGAAGCGGAATCGAGCGGTACGCATACAAAGCGGGATAAAAAATTTTACGAATATGACCCCGTTGGCTTCGTACGGGAAGACGGTTCTGTTGTTATTTACAACTGGTTTAAGGCGAAGATTGTTGACAGCAACTACAGCCCTTCGATGAAAGAAAGGTATAAATATGTTGCAAAAGCGGGTAAATCGGGAGAAAAAGGCCGCGCAGGGCATTCGCCGTATAAATATGAAAAACTAAAGATTTACGGCTCTGAAGAAGATGACAACAGTTCCAATCCAATTGTATGGCTGCGGGCAAAAAGTTTTAAAAACAGCACGATGGCGGGTTTAAAATGGACAACATGGCTTTTCAAGTGGAGTTCTGCCCCTGCGGATCCTCTTTTTTCTTACTCTTTAAAAGGGGAGCTTTCATATACACAAAATGAAACACCGGTAAATAAGACAATCGAGTTTGTTCAAAAAAACAACGGCAGTAATTCGGGTAGTGCAAAGGATTTTCACGCCATAAAAACAGGAGTAGAAATATTTTTTGATTCTTCAAAATTTTTTCAGCAGGAAATACCAGCCGACAGTAAGGGTCAAAAGCTTTCGTTTGATATGCAGATTGTAAAATCGAATAGGAAAGGAGCTGCAGGGTCTGAAAACACACTTTCCGAGCCGTTTTTCCTTTATGAATTCAGTAATCCCATTGATATAACGTATGATAAGGATACCAAAACATGGAAATGTCCTGCAGTAACCGATAAAGAAATCATTTCGGATGGTCCCGATCAGCCTGTTGTCAAGATGTCGTACCCCGCTTTTGAATTAAAACGGGGACAGATGAAAGATTTTGTCATTACTTTGAACAGTGCAAAGAAAGAAACTCACTCAGGCTGGGATATGGCTTCGGAAGGGGAGATTGAGGTAATTTATACAATAGGGTTTAATTAAAGGCGTTTCTTGCTTAGGCAGCAATTTAGTCAAAAATTATATGGAATCGACCGACTTTTCTCTTTTGTCCATTTAGGCAGATACAATAAATTATCTTGTGTTACGCCCAATACGTGGAAATAACGTTTTCGCTTTTTTCATCTTCCTTGACTTTATAGACGCAATCACATATACTTTAAGCCGCTTAAGGAGGAAACATCTATGCAGACATTGAAAGGGATTGTGCATGGGAACACGATCGTTATTGAAGCGGCTGTTGCCGAAGAGTATCAGGGTAAAACCGTCTCCGTAACCATCGTTGATGATGAGGCCGAAAAAAAATGAAAAATATACGGACATAAATCTTGATATTTTTGTAAAGCAGACTGAACGGGGTAAAAATACTGATATCGACATTATCGTTAAAACTTAACTCTTATTGTTTTAAAATAGTAATTTCAACGCGGCGGTTTTTCGCCATATTTTCAGGAGAATTATTCGGAACGACTGGCCTTCTTCCGCCGAATCCGCGCGTATATACATGCTCTCTACTTTGCACGCCAAGTTCTATCAAATAATTTGCAACGGCGGCGGCGCGTTCTTCCGAAAGCGTTTGACGAGCTTCAGCAGTGCCTGCAAGAGCAGTATGTCCGGAAATAAGAAATTCTCTATCTTTAAACGGGATTAAAATTTCGGCAATTTTCTTTAACTTTTCTTTTTCGGAATCAAGTAAAATTGCGGAATCGGGTAAAAAATTTATTTTTTCCAAACTGATTGTAAGACCTTCTTCGGTTTGTTTTACTTCCGTATTTTCCAAATTTAAATCTTTTATGTTTTTTTTAAATTCTTCTTCCGCCGTAATATCCGGCTTTTTTGTTTCAATTACTTCGGCATGAGCCGTTCCGATAAAATCCAAAACATAACCTGAAAGTAAAACCAGCTTTATCTCAAATTCTTCATCATAACAAAAAAGGTTTCCCTTTTCCTCGTCCCAATATAAATTTTGCTTGGAGCTTCCGAAAGTTTTAATCGGAATATCAACCTCTCCCTTATATTTTTGCAGTACTTCTTTAGGCACGCTGTAATTTAAATTATACCGGGCACTAATGCGGCGGTAGGTTTTTCCCTTTATTTCCGCAAAACCCTCATATCGGTATTCAACTTCAAACGGAACGGCAAACGGTTTTTCAATGCCGAAAGCGTCACGGAAATCGTGAACCTCATGACCCCTGCTTTTCCAGGTTTCAAGAGGTTTAACGGCTTTTTCCGGAAAAATGGGAACGTCCCGAACTACAGGCATAAAATATTTATCCTCTATAGTGTAAACGCCCAATTCATCTCTCCGGAAAACGGAAGGATACGCCCTGTTCCAACTGAAGGTTTTATTCGAATTTTGTTCGCTCGTCATAAACTCGCATGAAAAAAGAGCGGAGGCTAGGCTATTCCCGCTTGCCTGCTGCACATCCGAAACTTCTACCGTTATTCTGTTTATAATTTGAGCTTGATGATGAAAACGTCCGTTAGCATAAACTTTTTCATCGACTACGGAATGGATTTTATAAGCATCGCCTTTATTAAATTTAAAACGGAATAAAAATTCCGAGCCCTCTTCCGTCTGAGCTTGCAAAGCTGAAAGAGATATACAGAAAATAAGAATACGGAAAAGTTTCCGCTTTTTTAACAGCGATAAATTCACATTCTCTTATCGGCCGATTTAAGTAAAAACTTTAATATGACTTTAACAGTCCACAAATTCGGGGAATTTTAGAGATATCTTATATTTTTCATTAAATGACAATAGTAATTTTATTTTATTTATGCTATACTTTACATCGGATAAGCTGAGTAAATTCGTAACAAGCATTTAAAATGCCGAACCGCTCAACTTAAAGTATAAAAGGAAGTATAATTATGAAATGTTTAAAAATACTGATAAGTGCAAGTTTTATTTTAACCTTGTCTGTTTCAGCCTTTTCTTATGAAGTAAAAAAAGGAGTGTTGGATATAAGAGCCAACGATTTTACCGAAACGGTATTTCTTACGGTAAAAGGAGAATTCGGATTTTTTAATGAAAAATTTGTTTTTTCAAAAGAAGATATAGATAAGACCGATGTTTTTATACCGTGTCCGAAAGAATGGAGTACGGTAACATTATCGGACGGAACACAGCTTTCGAGATTCGGCTTCGGAACATATACTCTGAAAATTTTGCTTCCGGCATCGCATCCTGAACTTACTTTAAAAATTCCCGGCCCTCTTTCGGCATGGGTATTTTTTGCGGACGGAGAAAAAACGGCGGAATCCGGCAAGACAGGAATTTCCAAGGAAACTTCATCACCCGGGCTTGGAAATATTATATACAATATACCGGAAAATGCCGAGGAAGTTTACATAGCCGTTCAAGTTTCAAACTTTTTCCATTCGCGCGGAGGAATATACCATTCCATAGAATTAAGTTCTGCAAAATATTTTAAAAGAGTAAATACCTTTAAGCAGTTTATAGACGTTTTTGTTTTCGGTTTCGGCATAGCCATTATTTTATACCACATTGCATTATTTATATTTCAAACAAAAAATAAAAGTCTTTGTCTTTTTGTATGTTTCAGCTTATTGGTAGTAATAAGGAACGCGGTAAACGGTACGGTTTTCGACTATGTTTTCGGAAATGATATGTGGGCTTTCGCAACAAAACTGGATTATCTTACATTTTCGTTGTTAGGTTTTTCCATATTTGCATATTTTAAATCTATGTATAGAAAAGATATACACGGTATTGTATACAAAATGATTATGGCGGAATCCTTAGCTTATGCCTTATTGATTACAGTTACACCGCCTACAATATACGGAAGACTTATTACAGTGCACCAAATAGTTTTATTGTTGGAAGCACTGTATGCTTTTTACTTTATTATAATCCTGCTTGTAAAAAAACGCGTAGGAAGCGCTCCGATATTTACTGGAGTTATGTTTTTGGTTATTACAACTATAAACGACGTTTTGTACAGTATGATGCATTCATCTGTCGGGAATATCCTGCCCTTCGGTTTCGCCGGATTTTTATTTGCTCAAGCATTTTGTATTGCATGGAAAAATTATCTGGACGGCAAACAAGCTAAAAAGGTCAGCAAAGAACTTTTAGAATCTTATAAAGAAAAAGATACTATCTTTGCGGAAATAAAAAATACCGGGAACGAATTAAAACATAACGAAGCCGTTCTTTCTCAAAATATGGATACGGCGGAAGAAGCTATGAATAAACTTTCAAAATATGCCGAATCGGTTAAATCCGAAATTTCCGTTCAAAATAATGAATTGCACGGCACACAGGAAGCGACGAGTTCCCTAAATTTATTTTTAGATAATATAAGCTCAGGAATTGAAAGACAATCCGAGGCGGCGGAAAATACCGTTATGCAAATCAACGAGTTAAATAACGCAACGGACGAATTGTATAAAAAGTTTGAATTGATAAACGAAAATTTCTCGCATATTTCATCGGCCAGTAAAATCGGAAAAGACAATTTGGCAACGGTAACCTCTATAATACAAAATATTTATCACAGTTCGGAAGGCTTGTTGGAAGCCAACGAATTGATAACCACATTTGCGGAGCAAACAAATTTACTTGCAATGAATGCGGCAATTGAAGCCGCTCATGCGGGAGATGCGGGAAAGGGGTTTGCAGTTGTTGCGGATGAAATAAGAAAACTTGCGGAAGGTTCCGCGGCTGAAGCCGAATCGACCGGAAAAATTTTAAATGTAATAAATAAAAACATCAGCGAATCGGCTCAAGCGTCAAACGTCTTGGAAAAAAGTTTCGAAGATATTAACCAAAAACTTTCAGGCTTTCAAACCGTTCTTTCCGATATTTCAAAATTCATTTCCGATGTAAAAATTCAAACCGAAAAAATGAATTCCGTAATGAATTCTTTATTAAACGAATTCGGCAAGGTACAGTCCGAAAAAGAAAACATAGAGCAAACACGCTCGAATATTTACGACAGCTTTAACAGTCTGCTCAATGCAACCGAACAGTTAAATTCGGAAATTTCGGAAATGTTAAACAGTATAGAAACCATGCATAACACCATAGAAAAAACACGCGAACTTGAAGCAAGCACGGGAGAGTCCATTTCCAAACTCGGAATTTTAATAAAGACCGATAAAGATTAAAATGCTTCTTGCAATCTTTATAAGTTTTTGGTACAATTAAGCTATGAGTAACTTTAAGCAAATTACGGACTTTATCGAAAGTAAAAAACTTGAAATGATTGAGCTTGAAAAGCTTTTAACTTCAATCCCTGCGATGGCACCGGAATCCGATGGTGAAGGAGAAATAAAAAAGTGCGAAGCTTTGGAAAAATATTTACGCAGTGCAGGCTTTACCGATTTTAAACGGCTTGACGCTCCCGATTCAAGAGTTCCTTCAGGTATACGCCCCAATTTAATAGTTACAATTAAGGGCAAAAACGATAAAGAAAAACTTTGGATTATGAGTCATCTCGATGTTGTTCCGCCCGGAGATTTAACAAAATGGGAAAGCAATCCTTGGAAGGTAATTGAAAAAGACGGAAAAATTATCGGAAGAGGTGTAGAGGATAATCAGCAGGGACTTGTGTCTTCCGTGTTTGCCGCTTTAAGTTTTATCAAATTGGGAATTATTCCCGAAAGGACTATTAAACTTCTTTTTGTAGCAGATGAAGAAGTGGGCTCTCAATACGGCATTCTTTATCTTCTTAAAAATCATAACCTTTTTACAAAAGATGATTTAATTTTAGTTCCCGACGGAGGAGACCCGGAAGGAAAGCATATAGAAATTGCGGAAAAAACAAGCCTTTGGATTAAGGTAATTACCGAGGGCGTGCAAACTCACGCTTCAATGCCGGATACGGGAAAAAACGCCTTTGTTGCCGCATGCGATTTAGCCTTGCGTTTAAACGACTTGGAAAATTTTTTTAATAAAAAAGATAATCTTTTTTCGCCTGACTATTCCACTTTTCAACCTACAAAAAAAGAAGCGAATGTTCCTAACATAAACACAATTCCGGGAGACGATGTTTTTTATATGGATTGCAGAATTCTTCCTTCGTACGATATGAAAGAAATTTTTGATGAAATGAATAAGCGGGTGCGGGCGGTTGAAAAAAAGTACGGTGTTTCAATTACGCTCGAATACGATGAACCCGAAAGCTCTCCTTCAACTCCTGCCGATTCTAAAGTAGTTCAGATTTTATCTCAGGCCGTGAAAAAAGTTTCGGGAATTGAAACTTCCACAATCGGAATCGGCGGCGGAACCGTTGCCGCTTGCTTAAGAAGTTACGGATTTAATGCCGTTGTCTGGAGCTCGCTTGATGATACATGTCACCAGCCCAACGAATATGCGGTTATAAAAAATATAGTAAACGATGCAAAAGTTATGGCTGTAATGGCGGGCGTATAATTTTTACGGAATAAAGAGAGAGTGAACTTAAGTTTTTATTAAGCCCTGAATTTCCTTTTCGGTAAGCGGACGGTGTTTGCCTGCCGGCAAATCGCCCAACATAACGGGTCCTATCCGCGTACGCTTTAATTTCTTTATTTTGATGTTAAAGAATTTTAAAACGCGGCGTATTTCTCTGTTTTTTCCTTCAATAAGAATTATGCGCATTTCGGTTTTTGAAATT is drawn from Treponema pedis and contains these coding sequences:
- a CDS encoding OmpA family protein, with translation MNLSLLKKRKLFRILIFCISLSALQAQTEEGSEFLFRFKFNKGDAYKIHSVVDEKVYANGRFHHQAQIINRITVEVSDVQQASGNSLASALFSCEFMTSEQNSNKTFSWNRAYPSVFRRDELGVYTIEDKYFMPVVRDVPIFPEKAVKPLETWKSRGHEVHDFRDAFGIEKPFAVPFEVEYRYEGFAEIKGKTYRRISARYNLNYSVPKEVLQKYKGEVDIPIKTFGSSKQNLYWDEEKGNLFCYDEEFEIKLVLLSGYVLDFIGTAHAEVIETKKPDITAEEEFKKNIKDLNLENTEVKQTEEGLTISLEKINFLPDSAILLDSEKEKLKKIAEILIPFKDREFLISGHTALAGTAEARQTLSEERAAAVANYLIELGVQSREHVYTRGFGGRRPVVPNNSPENMAKNRRVEITILKQ
- a CDS encoding M20 family metallo-hydrolase, whose translation is MSNFKQITDFIESKKLEMIELEKLLTSIPAMAPESDGEGEIKKCEALEKYLRSAGFTDFKRLDAPDSRVPSGIRPNLIVTIKGKNDKEKLWIMSHLDVVPPGDLTKWESNPWKVIEKDGKIIGRGVEDNQQGLVSSVFAALSFIKLGIIPERTIKLLFVADEEVGSQYGILYLLKNHNLFTKDDLILVPDGGDPEGKHIEIAEKTSLWIKVITEGVQTHASMPDTGKNAFVAACDLALRLNDLENFFNKKDNLFSPDYSTFQPTKKEANVPNINTIPGDDVFYMDCRILPSYDMKEIFDEMNKRVRAVEKKYGVSITLEYDEPESSPSTPADSKVVQILSQAVKKVSGIETSTIGIGGGTVAACLRSYGFNAVVWSSLDDTCHQPNEYAVIKNIVNDAKVMAVMAGV
- a CDS encoding methyl-accepting chemotaxis protein, with the protein product MKCLKILISASFILTLSVSAFSYEVKKGVLDIRANDFTETVFLTVKGEFGFFNEKFVFSKEDIDKTDVFIPCPKEWSTVTLSDGTQLSRFGFGTYTLKILLPASHPELTLKIPGPLSAWVFFADGEKTAESGKTGISKETSSPGLGNIIYNIPENAEEVYIAVQVSNFFHSRGGIYHSIELSSAKYFKRVNTFKQFIDVFVFGFGIAIILYHIALFIFQTKNKSLCLFVCFSLLVVIRNAVNGTVFDYVFGNDMWAFATKLDYLTFSLLGFSIFAYFKSMYRKDIHGIVYKMIMAESLAYALLITVTPPTIYGRLITVHQIVLLLEALYAFYFIIILLVKKRVGSAPIFTGVMFLVITTINDVLYSMMHSSVGNILPFGFAGFLFAQAFCIAWKNYLDGKQAKKVSKELLESYKEKDTIFAEIKNTGNELKHNEAVLSQNMDTAEEAMNKLSKYAESVKSEISVQNNELHGTQEATSSLNLFLDNISSGIERQSEAAENTVMQINELNNATDELYKKFELINENFSHISSASKIGKDNLATVTSIIQNIYHSSEGLLEANELITTFAEQTNLLAMNAAIEAAHAGDAGKGFAVVADEIRKLAEGSAAEAESTGKILNVINKNISESAQASNVLEKSFEDINQKLSGFQTVLSDISKFISDVKIQTEKMNSVMNSLLNEFGKVQSEKENIEQTRSNIYDSFNSLLNATEQLNSEISEMLNSIETMHNTIEKTRELEASTGESISKLGILIKTDKD